Proteins found in one Ketobacter sp. MCCC 1A13808 genomic segment:
- a CDS encoding Na/Pi cotransporter family protein has protein sequence MDQLIMLSGAVALLLWGIRMVRTGAERLFGSRINSYFRAFTKHRHSSFSLGFSTTLILQSSTATLLMAAGFFSSGALTLLATLAIVLGAEVGSSLLPLILHVAIKEVGPFFLISGYLFFTLSSGRQGKHLGRIQLGIGMILLALSLIGSAQQEISGLFPLINNLATDDPVLTLLLMALFCWLLHSSVAAVLLISSMAAQSALSLDNGLWLILGVHLGAALPALSSGWSQGEAVKKIVISNLGFRLTAFGIGLIAYHWLLHSGYKPQLSATTTIALFYFATNALNSLILLLCLPPIARHVNRLRFEVAPGVEANSSLPIYLEPGDKANPPRALANASNESFRAADITYQMLSNTLQAFQDQELIKEIVLLDDHLDALHRETTLYLTSIHKDKNTEQSNQQLHSIFSYFTNLEHVGDIVSRSTMLLAKRKQKKSLEFSAEGEAELQYLHEKLLVIFKLSQAVFASNDPQLAKELIQAKRTFRQQLISARQHHVNRLQEGNGASIASSQIHLDILRDFRSISSYLSMVAYPAVKRDDLTASSP, from the coding sequence ATGGACCAACTGATCATGCTTTCCGGCGCAGTTGCTTTATTGCTATGGGGAATTCGCATGGTAAGAACCGGGGCGGAACGTTTGTTCGGGAGCCGGATCAACTCCTATTTCAGAGCGTTCACCAAACACCGCCACTCTTCTTTTTCACTTGGTTTTTCCACCACACTGATACTGCAGTCGTCCACCGCCACCCTGCTGATGGCGGCGGGTTTTTTCAGCTCCGGTGCGCTTACTCTGCTGGCAACCTTGGCTATCGTGCTTGGCGCTGAAGTGGGCTCAAGCTTGCTGCCTCTTATTTTACATGTTGCCATAAAAGAAGTGGGTCCGTTTTTCCTGATCAGCGGCTACTTGTTCTTTACATTATCTTCCGGGCGCCAAGGAAAGCACCTGGGCCGAATCCAACTGGGCATCGGTATGATTCTGTTGGCACTGAGCCTGATTGGCAGCGCCCAGCAAGAAATTAGCGGCCTGTTTCCCTTGATCAATAATCTTGCCACGGACGATCCGGTGCTCACACTGCTACTGATGGCGTTGTTCTGTTGGCTATTACATTCTTCGGTAGCAGCGGTACTGTTGATTTCCAGTATGGCGGCTCAATCTGCACTGAGCCTGGACAATGGCTTGTGGCTGATCCTGGGGGTTCACCTGGGGGCAGCCCTGCCCGCCTTAAGCAGCGGATGGTCGCAGGGTGAAGCCGTGAAAAAGATTGTAATAAGCAATCTCGGTTTTCGGCTCACTGCTTTTGGTATCGGGTTGATCGCCTATCATTGGTTACTCCATTCCGGTTACAAACCCCAGTTGTCTGCCACCACGACCATCGCGCTTTTTTATTTTGCGACAAATGCACTCAACAGTCTTATCTTATTGTTGTGTTTGCCGCCCATTGCTCGGCACGTTAACCGACTTCGGTTTGAAGTAGCTCCCGGCGTTGAAGCGAACAGCTCGCTGCCCATTTATCTGGAGCCCGGCGATAAAGCCAACCCGCCACGGGCGCTGGCGAATGCCAGCAATGAGTCGTTTCGTGCTGCCGACATAACCTATCAGATGTTAAGTAATACGTTGCAAGCCTTTCAGGATCAGGAATTGATTAAAGAAATTGTGCTTCTGGACGACCACCTGGACGCGCTGCATCGAGAAACGACACTTTATCTGACGTCGATACACAAAGATAAAAACACAGAGCAATCCAACCAACAACTGCATTCTATATTCAGCTACTTCACTAATTTGGAACATGTAGGCGATATCGTTTCCCGCAGCACCATGTTACTGGCGAAACGCAAACAGAAAAAGTCTCTTGAATTTTCTGCAGAAGGCGAAGCCGAATTGCAATATTTACATGAAAAGTTACTGGTTATTTTTAAATTATCCCAGGCGGTGTTCGCCAGCAATGACCCTCAACTGGCAAAAGAACTGATTCAGGCAAAGCGTACTTTCCGGCAACAACTTATCAGCGCCCGCCAGCATCATGTTAACCGATTGCAGGAAGGCAACGGAGCCAGTATTGCCTCATCGCAGATTCATCTGGACATTCTGCGGGACTTCCGTTCGATCAGTTCGTATTTATCGATGGTAGCCTATCCGGCTGTGAAGAGAGATGACCTGACCGCTTCCAGCCCGTGA
- a CDS encoding iron-containing alcohol dehydrogenase — protein MENLTAAWNFPTAIQVGEHRAKAIATECVRLGMSAPLFVTDPGLAALPMVDELLRLCRQGGLNVALFSDIKSNPTGENVALGVQSFKQGRHDSVIAFGGGSALDAGKAIAFMADQVQPLWAFEDIADNWTKADSDAIKPVIAIPTTAGTGSEVGRSSVITDAQHKVKKIIFHPGMTPKLVLLDPVVCVGLPPALTAATGMDALSHNLEAYCAPFYHPLAEGVAVEGMRLIKEHLLRAYHHGDDLPARTQMLVASAMGATAFQRGLGGMHAIAHSLGALFDAHHGLLNAILMPYVLQANCAVIDERITRLNRYLDLPQSGFDGFLSWVLEMRTALNIPHTLADIGIDGSQAELVAAMSVKDPCAAGNPVGLTQAQYRQLFLAAVDGTL, from the coding sequence ATGGAGAATCTGACGGCTGCCTGGAACTTTCCTACTGCAATTCAGGTAGGGGAGCATCGTGCAAAAGCAATCGCGACAGAATGTGTACGTCTGGGGATGAGCGCGCCGTTGTTTGTTACGGATCCTGGTTTGGCCGCGCTGCCCATGGTTGATGAGCTGCTGCGACTGTGTAGGCAAGGTGGATTGAACGTGGCTTTGTTCAGCGACATCAAAAGCAACCCTACTGGTGAAAACGTGGCGCTCGGTGTGCAAAGTTTTAAACAGGGCCGGCACGATAGCGTGATTGCATTTGGTGGCGGTTCGGCTCTGGATGCAGGCAAGGCCATCGCCTTTATGGCGGACCAGGTTCAGCCTCTTTGGGCATTTGAAGATATTGCAGACAACTGGACAAAAGCAGACAGCGACGCCATCAAACCGGTTATTGCTATACCCACCACTGCAGGCACCGGATCCGAAGTGGGTCGCTCATCGGTTATTACCGATGCACAGCACAAGGTTAAAAAAATTATTTTCCATCCGGGTATGACGCCAAAGCTGGTTTTGCTCGATCCGGTGGTGTGTGTGGGATTACCTCCGGCCTTGACCGCTGCCACCGGTATGGATGCGCTGTCACATAACCTGGAAGCCTATTGTGCGCCGTTCTATCATCCTCTCGCCGAAGGCGTTGCTGTTGAAGGGATGCGTCTGATCAAAGAACATTTGTTACGGGCGTATCACCACGGCGATGACTTGCCGGCGCGCACGCAAATGCTGGTCGCATCCGCCATGGGTGCCACAGCGTTTCAACGTGGTTTGGGCGGCATGCACGCTATAGCTCACAGTTTAGGGGCGCTTTTTGATGCGCATCACGGTTTGCTTAACGCGATTCTGATGCCCTATGTACTGCAAGCCAATTGCGCCGTGATAGACGAGCGCATTACCCGCTTAAACCGATATCTGGATTTGCCGCAATCGGGCTTTGACGGATTTTTAAGTTGGGTACTGGAAATGAGAACGGCTTTAAATATTCCCCATACCTTGGCGGACATCGGAATTGACGGGTCGCAAGCTGAATTAGTGGCAGCGATGTCGGTAAAAGACCCGTGCGCTGCTGGCAACCCGGTCGGGTTGACGCAGGCGCAATACCGGCAGCTCTTCTTAGCGGCAGTAGACGGCACTTTGTAG
- a CDS encoding aldehyde dehydrogenase family protein — translation MSRFSVVSPVDGREYTTREYATRQQIDEAVTQAEKAKTGWRNTSLKERRHLCNALLEEFTGKTDLIAEQICWQMGRPIQYCEGEVNGVVQRSRYMIEAAEEALKDIEIENSAGFQRFIKRDPLGLVLVVSPWNYPYLTAINSVIPALLAGNVVILKPSKQTPLSAEQLVAAAHAAGFPDGVFQCLHLTHESTEALITHPAVRHIAFTGSVQAGRRVEQVAAGHFKSVGLELGGKDPAYVRHDANLEAAVATVIDGAFFNSGQSCCGIERIYVHKSVYKEFVQRAVALVEQYKLERPDDNTCSLGPLVNSAAADFVRQQIADAIAAGAHAHIDEARFPLSKAGTAYLAPQLLTNVDHSMRVMTEESFGPVVGVQMVEHDEEAIQLMNDSAFGLSAAVFTQNEVAGIEIGEQLETGTFFVNRCDYLDPALVWTGVKDSGRGGTLSVLGFHYLTRPKSFHIKRGDV, via the coding sequence ATGTCGCGATTCAGCGTTGTATCACCGGTTGACGGCAGAGAATACACCACACGGGAATACGCCACCCGGCAACAGATAGACGAGGCTGTAACGCAAGCCGAAAAAGCAAAAACCGGTTGGCGCAATACTTCTCTCAAAGAGCGCAGGCATCTGTGCAATGCCCTACTGGAAGAATTCACTGGCAAGACGGACCTCATCGCAGAGCAGATCTGCTGGCAAATGGGCAGGCCCATCCAATATTGCGAGGGCGAAGTGAATGGAGTAGTGCAGCGATCCCGCTATATGATTGAAGCGGCTGAAGAAGCGTTAAAAGACATTGAAATTGAAAATTCGGCTGGCTTCCAGCGCTTTATAAAGCGCGATCCGTTAGGTTTGGTGTTGGTGGTTTCTCCCTGGAACTATCCTTATCTCACCGCGATTAACAGCGTAATACCGGCATTGCTGGCCGGTAACGTGGTTATTCTGAAACCTTCCAAACAAACCCCTTTAAGCGCCGAGCAACTGGTCGCCGCTGCGCATGCGGCCGGATTTCCTGACGGCGTGTTTCAGTGCTTGCATCTAACCCATGAATCCACGGAAGCCCTAATTACCCATCCCGCTGTTCGGCACATCGCGTTTACCGGGTCCGTGCAAGCCGGGCGTAGAGTAGAGCAGGTCGCTGCTGGGCATTTTAAATCAGTCGGCCTGGAATTAGGCGGTAAGGACCCTGCGTATGTGAGACACGACGCCAATCTTGAAGCGGCGGTGGCGACCGTCATTGATGGTGCATTTTTTAATTCGGGACAAAGCTGCTGTGGCATAGAAAGAATTTACGTGCACAAGTCAGTGTATAAAGAATTTGTGCAGCGAGCGGTCGCATTGGTTGAGCAATACAAACTGGAGCGACCTGATGACAACACCTGTTCGCTGGGCCCGTTAGTCAACAGCGCGGCGGCGGATTTTGTGCGGCAACAAATCGCTGACGCCATAGCCGCCGGTGCCCATGCGCACATTGATGAAGCCCGCTTCCCGTTAAGTAAAGCCGGTACCGCCTATCTGGCTCCTCAATTGCTTACCAACGTCGATCATTCCATGCGGGTAATGACGGAAGAAAGTTTTGGCCCGGTGGTGGGGGTGCAAATGGTCGAGCATGACGAAGAAGCCATTCAATTGATGAATGATTCTGCATTTGGTTTGTCCGCTGCGGTGTTCACGCAGAACGAAGTGGCTGGAATTGAAATCGGCGAGCAGCTGGAGACCGGCACCTTTTTTGTTAACCGCTGTGATTACCTGGATCCGGCTCTGGTGTGGACCGGTGTAAAAGATTCCGGTAGAGGCGGAACACTGTCGGTATTGGGTTTTCATTATTTGACCCGACCCAAGTCCTTCCATATCAAACGCGGAGACGTGTGA
- a CDS encoding glutamine synthetase family protein → MTSTLDPRTIRSVEQAKAIVQQRGLRHVKVGITDMDGVIRGKYMSWEKFFSALDKGFGFCDVVVGWDSNDQLYENVGVQYTGWQTGYPDAPVRILPETCRDVYGENGMLFFLAEFDHQAKAICPRGLLNRVVEKAEDMGFYALSAFEYEFFLFNETPESVREKGYRNLQHFTPGMFGYSLLRSSVHAQMYEDFLDMCQQMNFPLEGLHTETGPGVLEGALAVDTAMNAADKAVLFKTFTKVWAQRNQMMATFMAKCSNQYPGQSGHIHISLRDPKNTPVFFEPHAKYCMSPLQQQFVAGQQRYMPELTAMFAQTVNAYSRMVPGFWAPTHATWGVENRTTALRVIPGSEQSQRVEYRVGSADANPYIALAAALGSGLMGIEQGLKLEEPVTGNAYEQQFPAQMAFPTNLESAAHALQGSAVAEALFGKEFVEHYAATRIWEAQEYRKHVTDWEMKRYFEII, encoded by the coding sequence ATGACATCAACACTCGATCCCAGAACCATTCGTTCCGTGGAACAGGCGAAAGCCATTGTTCAACAACGCGGATTGCGCCATGTCAAAGTGGGCATCACGGATATGGATGGTGTGATCCGGGGTAAATATATGAGCTGGGAAAAATTCTTTTCAGCGCTGGATAAAGGGTTCGGATTTTGCGATGTGGTGGTGGGCTGGGATAGTAACGATCAGCTCTATGAAAATGTGGGTGTGCAGTACACCGGTTGGCAAACCGGATATCCCGATGCCCCGGTGCGGATACTGCCGGAGACCTGCCGTGATGTGTATGGTGAAAACGGCATGCTGTTTTTTCTGGCCGAGTTTGATCACCAGGCCAAGGCGATTTGCCCCCGCGGATTGTTGAACCGCGTGGTCGAAAAAGCGGAAGATATGGGCTTTTATGCACTCTCGGCGTTTGAGTATGAGTTTTTTCTGTTTAACGAGACACCGGAATCCGTGCGCGAAAAAGGCTATCGGAATTTACAGCATTTTACACCGGGCATGTTTGGCTATTCCCTGCTACGTAGTTCTGTCCATGCGCAAATGTATGAAGATTTTCTGGATATGTGCCAGCAAATGAATTTTCCCCTGGAAGGACTGCATACGGAAACCGGACCGGGTGTTTTGGAAGGTGCTTTGGCCGTGGACACGGCGATGAACGCCGCCGATAAGGCCGTGTTGTTCAAAACTTTTACCAAAGTCTGGGCGCAGCGTAATCAGATGATGGCCACCTTTATGGCGAAGTGCTCCAACCAATACCCGGGCCAAAGCGGGCATATTCACATCTCGTTGCGTGATCCGAAAAACACCCCGGTTTTCTTTGAACCCCATGCCAAATACTGTATGAGCCCGCTGCAGCAGCAATTTGTGGCCGGGCAGCAGCGCTATATGCCTGAACTCACGGCGATGTTTGCCCAGACAGTGAATGCCTATAGCCGTATGGTGCCGGGCTTCTGGGCGCCCACTCATGCGACCTGGGGAGTGGAGAACCGAACAACGGCATTGCGCGTAATTCCGGGCTCTGAACAATCTCAGCGTGTTGAATACCGGGTCGGTTCTGCTGATGCCAATCCGTATATTGCCCTGGCAGCCGCATTAGGTTCTGGCCTGATGGGAATCGAACAAGGCTTAAAGCTGGAAGAGCCGGTAACGGGTAACGCGTACGAGCAACAATTCCCGGCGCAGATGGCGTTTCCCACCAACCTGGAAAGCGCCGCTCATGCATTGCAAGGCTCTGCAGTAGCGGAGGCTCTGTTCGGTAAAGAATTCGTCGAGCATTATGCCGCTACCCGAATTTGGGAAGCACAGGAATACCGCAAGCATGTGACTGATTGGGAAATGAAACGTTACTTCGAGATTATATAA
- the speA gene encoding biosynthetic arginine decarboxylase, giving the protein MSKPIIETARNTYSIDNWSEGYFDINDQGEVDVGTSLCTARVSLQAIVAAARQTGLRTPILVRFVDILRDRVAKLTSAFAEAMDRLEYDAQYTAVYPIKVNQQRRVVEEIYNGIPLDERCGVGLEAGSKPELMVVLAMSRENSVIVCNGYKDREFVRLALIGEKMGRRVYIVVEKLSELKLVLDEARDLDVKPRIGLRTRLSSIGKGNWQNTGGEKSKFGLSATQILDVIETLREQDSLDRLQLLHFHLGSQISNIRDIQKGMKEAARYYSALRQAGCDVSVVDVGGGLGVDYEGTRSRSFCSMNYSMEEYAYNILVALREICAQDDLPLPDVISESGRALTAHHAVLVSNVIGVESPPATKPAEPDAEAPVVLQELARCFHQIEGATRSRSLSELYFEVVYRLGEAQDMYTHGVLTLEQKAQAEQIYGAACQELRSKLDLSSRAHRDIQDELNEKLADKVFLNFSLFQSIPDAWGIDQVFPLLPTSGLDQPLTRRGIVQDITCDSDGRIDRYVDTNDLATSLPLPAGNPESGMSIAIFMVGAYQEILGDMHNLFGDTDAVDVALDKQGGFQLLNTLKGDTVDHILRYVQFDTMQLQQQIHERLLQTQLSRAEQAAYLKELREGLTGYTYLE; this is encoded by the coding sequence ATGTCTAAGCCCATCATTGAAACGGCCCGTAACACCTACAGCATTGATAATTGGAGTGAAGGCTATTTCGATATCAATGATCAGGGTGAGGTGGATGTGGGGACCAGTTTGTGTACAGCCCGGGTGTCGTTGCAGGCTATAGTGGCAGCGGCCAGACAAACGGGCTTACGAACGCCGATATTGGTTCGTTTCGTGGATATTCTGCGGGATCGGGTTGCAAAGCTGACGTCGGCTTTTGCCGAGGCCATGGACCGTCTGGAATACGATGCCCAGTACACCGCGGTTTACCCGATAAAAGTAAATCAGCAACGTCGCGTGGTGGAAGAAATTTATAACGGCATTCCCTTGGATGAACGCTGCGGTGTCGGATTGGAAGCTGGAAGCAAGCCGGAGCTGATGGTGGTGCTGGCCATGAGCCGGGAAAATTCGGTGATCGTCTGCAACGGTTACAAGGATCGTGAGTTTGTGCGCCTTGCCCTGATCGGGGAAAAAATGGGGCGTCGGGTTTATATCGTGGTGGAAAAACTCAGCGAACTGAAACTGGTGCTGGATGAAGCACGTGACCTGGATGTAAAGCCACGTATTGGTTTGCGCACCCGGTTGAGTTCGATCGGTAAGGGCAATTGGCAAAATACCGGCGGCGAAAAATCCAAGTTCGGGTTGTCTGCCACGCAAATTCTGGACGTCATCGAAACCCTGCGTGAACAGGACAGTCTGGACCGGTTACAGCTACTGCATTTTCACCTGGGCTCGCAGATCTCCAATATTCGCGATATTCAAAAAGGCATGAAGGAAGCCGCTCGTTATTACTCGGCATTACGTCAGGCCGGCTGCGATGTGAGCGTGGTGGATGTGGGTGGGGGCCTGGGTGTGGATTACGAAGGTACCCGCTCCCGCAGCTTTTGCTCCATGAACTATTCCATGGAAGAGTACGCCTATAACATTCTGGTAGCCCTGCGGGAAATCTGCGCGCAGGACGATCTGCCGTTACCGGATGTGATTTCAGAGTCCGGGCGGGCTCTGACGGCCCATCATGCAGTCCTGGTCAGTAATGTCATCGGGGTGGAAAGCCCGCCGGCCACCAAACCCGCTGAGCCTGACGCGGAAGCACCGGTAGTGTTGCAGGAACTGGCACGCTGTTTTCATCAGATAGAGGGCGCCACACGTAGCCGCTCATTGTCAGAACTGTATTTTGAAGTGGTCTATCGCCTGGGCGAAGCACAGGACATGTATACCCACGGGGTGTTAACTCTGGAACAAAAAGCGCAGGCCGAGCAAATTTACGGAGCCGCCTGTCAGGAGTTACGTAGCAAACTGGATCTTAGCTCCCGTGCACACCGCGATATTCAGGACGAACTGAATGAGAAACTGGCGGATAAGGTGTTTCTCAACTTTTCTTTGTTCCAGTCCATACCGGATGCCTGGGGCATCGATCAGGTTTTTCCGTTGCTGCCAACCAGCGGACTGGACCAACCGTTAACCCGGCGCGGTATCGTGCAGGACATAACCTGTGACTCCGATGGCCGTATTGATCGCTATGTCGATACCAACGACCTGGCGACGAGTTTGCCGCTGCCGGCCGGTAATCCGGAATCCGGAATGTCGATCGCTATTTTCATGGTGGGCGCGTATCAGGAAATACTGGGTGATATGCATAACCTGTTCGGAGATACGGACGCAGTGGATGTGGCGCTGGACAAGCAGGGCGGCTTCCAATTACTGAATACCCTGAAGGGCGATACCGTTGACCATATTCTGCGTTATGTGCAATTCGACACAATGCAATTGCAGCAGCAGATTCATGAGCGCTTGTTGCAAACCCAACTGAGCCGTGCAGAACAGGCCGCCTATCTAAAAGAGCTGCGCGAAGGCCTGACCGGTTACACCTATCTGGAATAG
- the speE gene encoding polyamine aminopropyltransferase → MTIATKQNWFTEVFGNEGTSFGLEITEKLHEEQTRYQFLEIYQTKTFGKLMVLDGCVMLTERDNFLYHEMMTHPALFTHPDPKKVAIVGGGDCGTLREVLKHPSIEKCTQIDIDERVTWASQTWFPQLCDANDDPRAELLFDDGIAWIKNCEPGSLDVIIIDSTDPVGPAEGLFAVDFYRDCLKALKMEGILVQQSESPLLHTDTIIKKIHQDMRSAGFNQCQTLPFPQPVYPTGWWSCTMASPVGSVSIFRDKEAANKGFTTDYYNLEIHRAALAMPEFMKRSLTS, encoded by the coding sequence ATGACGATTGCCACCAAACAAAATTGGTTCACAGAAGTATTCGGAAACGAAGGCACCTCTTTCGGGCTGGAAATCACCGAAAAACTGCACGAAGAACAAACCCGATACCAGTTTCTGGAAATCTATCAAACCAAAACCTTCGGCAAACTGATGGTGCTGGACGGCTGCGTAATGCTGACGGAGCGGGACAACTTCCTTTATCACGAGATGATGACCCACCCCGCCCTGTTCACCCACCCGGACCCGAAAAAAGTGGCCATTGTCGGCGGCGGTGATTGCGGCACCTTGCGTGAAGTTTTAAAGCACCCCAGCATCGAAAAATGCACCCAGATCGATATCGATGAACGAGTCACCTGGGCATCGCAAACCTGGTTTCCGCAACTGTGCGATGCCAATGATGATCCCCGCGCCGAGCTACTGTTTGATGACGGTATTGCCTGGATCAAGAACTGCGAACCGGGCAGCCTGGATGTCATCATTATTGACAGTACCGACCCGGTCGGACCGGCGGAAGGGTTGTTTGCCGTGGATTTCTATCGCGACTGCCTTAAGGCATTGAAAATGGAAGGAATTCTGGTTCAGCAGAGCGAGTCTCCCTTACTCCATACTGATACCATCATAAAGAAAATTCATCAGGACATGCGCTCAGCCGGCTTCAATCAGTGCCAGACATTGCCGTTCCCGCAGCCTGTTTATCCTACCGGATGGTGGTCCTGCACGATGGCCAGCCCGGTGGGTTCGGTTTCAATTTTCAGAGATAAAGAAGCCGCCAACAAAGGTTTTACAACGGATTATTACAACCTGGAAATTCATCGCGCAGCATTGGCAATGCCCGAATTTATGAAGCGATCACTAACTTCGTAG
- a CDS encoding DUF4124 domain-containing protein has protein sequence MKITILAWVSLLLVVNAQAEVYRWVDDDGRVHFGDQAPQSDQVEALDLPQSEAPKPTQSDEAFADAQRQRQQRITQVLEDERLAKEKIRADEQAKIEKRKKQCAKFSKRLSYYEPGTQFFEENDDGSRRYMSEAESSQYLSELQKQYNDHCTNG, from the coding sequence GTGAAAATTACAATATTGGCATGGGTCAGCCTGCTATTGGTGGTCAATGCTCAAGCCGAAGTCTATCGTTGGGTGGATGATGACGGGCGGGTTCATTTTGGCGATCAAGCTCCCCAGTCGGATCAGGTAGAAGCGCTGGATCTGCCCCAATCGGAAGCGCCGAAGCCAACCCAATCCGATGAAGCCTTTGCGGATGCCCAAAGACAACGCCAGCAACGCATTACCCAGGTGTTGGAAGATGAGCGGTTGGCGAAGGAAAAAATCAGGGCAGACGAGCAGGCAAAAATCGAAAAGCGTAAAAAACAATGCGCCAAGTTTTCCAAGCGGCTTTCCTATTACGAGCCCGGGACACAGTTTTTTGAAGAGAACGACGATGGCAGCCGGCGCTACATGAGCGAAGCTGAAAGTTCGCAGTATTTAAGCGAATTGCAGAAGCAGTACAACGATCACTGTACAAATGGCTAG
- a CDS encoding ammonium transporter: MDTFYFLVCGALVMWMAAGFAMLESGLVRSKNTTEILTKNVALFAISCIMYLVCGYYIMYDGSLFLSGIADVDVTSVLGDFAAREDGFEGGSIYSGASDFFFQVVFVATAMSIVSGAVAERMKLWAFLAFAVVMTGFIYPMEGAWTWNGADVFGIYNLGDLGFSDFAGSGIVHLAGATAALAGVILLGARKGKYGPNGEVHAFPGANLPLATLGTFILWMGWFGFNGGSVLKLGDIANANAVAMVFLNTNTAAAGGAVAALITARLLFGKADLTMLLNGALAGLVAITAEPSTPTALQATLFGAAGGVLVVFSILFLDKLKIDDPVGAISVHGTCGLLGLLLVPLTNSDVSFSGQLIGAATIFVWVFVASMIVWGLLKAVLGIRISEEEEYEGADLSECGMEAYPEFVSSGK, from the coding sequence ATGGACACCTTCTATTTTCTGGTGTGCGGCGCACTTGTTATGTGGATGGCAGCAGGCTTCGCCATGCTCGAATCCGGTTTAGTCCGATCGAAGAATACAACCGAAATCCTAACCAAGAACGTGGCGTTGTTCGCCATCTCGTGCATCATGTATCTGGTGTGTGGTTATTACATTATGTACGACGGATCCCTATTCCTGTCCGGCATAGCTGATGTCGACGTGACCTCGGTTCTGGGCGACTTTGCAGCTCGCGAAGACGGCTTTGAAGGAGGCTCTATTTACTCCGGCGCATCCGACTTTTTCTTCCAGGTGGTGTTCGTAGCAACCGCCATGTCGATCGTATCCGGCGCAGTTGCTGAGCGTATGAAGCTTTGGGCTTTCCTGGCTTTTGCGGTTGTTATGACTGGCTTCATTTATCCGATGGAAGGTGCCTGGACCTGGAATGGCGCTGATGTATTTGGTATTTACAATCTGGGTGACCTAGGGTTTTCAGATTTTGCAGGCTCCGGTATCGTTCACCTCGCCGGTGCGACTGCCGCTTTAGCCGGTGTCATTCTGCTGGGCGCACGTAAAGGCAAATACGGCCCTAACGGTGAAGTGCATGCGTTTCCCGGTGCCAACCTGCCACTGGCAACCCTGGGCACGTTTATTCTGTGGATGGGTTGGTTCGGATTCAACGGTGGTTCGGTTCTGAAGCTGGGCGATATTGCTAACGCCAATGCGGTCGCCATGGTGTTCCTGAATACCAACACCGCAGCAGCCGGCGGCGCAGTTGCTGCCCTGATTACCGCCCGTCTGTTGTTCGGTAAAGCGGATCTGACCATGTTATTGAACGGGGCGCTGGCTGGCCTGGTTGCTATCACGGCTGAGCCTTCCACTCCCACTGCCCTGCAGGCTACTCTGTTTGGTGCCGCCGGTGGTGTGTTGGTTGTGTTCAGTATCCTGTTCCTGGATAAGCTGAAGATTGACGACCCGGTCGGTGCGATCTCAGTACACGGAACCTGTGGTCTGTTGGGTCTGTTGCTGGTGCCTCTGACTAATAGCGATGTGTCGTTCTCGGGCCAGTTAATCGGTGCTGCGACGATCTTTGTCTGGGTATTCGTCGCCTCCATGATCGTTTGGGGACTCTTGAAAGCCGTGCTAGGTATCCGGATTTCGGAAGAGGAAGAATACGAGGGTGCGGATCTGTCAGAGTGTGGCATGGAAGCGTATCCCGAGTTTGTCAGTAGCGGTAAATAG